A genome region from Pyrenophora tritici-repentis strain M4 chromosome 9, whole genome shotgun sequence includes the following:
- a CDS encoding HepA, Superfamily II DNA-RNA helicase, SNF2 family, whose protein sequence is MSSPSEQLALAAPPTITVTNSESSRHDEPNDTVMDDGTQISGEDIPSDADEQARLKLLTTGTRAQDDLERDIGRQADQMLTEQADVRDKKRIEKLEGEAKRAEAAIQKLKNRLALPALDTQKAKLRGEIAAYRQKIDDLDMEMDSIQQRINDRHKAPGVDDAPEDGANGPLPNETQREWLIRTGKITPFSKVAQSHPGSGTLGEVMLDAEVEDMVVDADKGPVSHRNLMKPGFENVESSEEETSPTSKPRPRKRRRATPASDNLDSSEPSTGPGFTDPDSDDAFEPGMTDRQLATLDESDAVSEDIDEDDSYAEETTGRKRKPKGKKTKKAKAKPVEEAVVEDLAGVDDGNERVYRKRIETWTKNRAAARKKAKANRGEVAADEEGEEECYQPHPTEADTEFDGGFRIPGDIYPALFDYQKTGVQWLWELYSQNVGGIIGDEMGLGKTIQAIGLVAGLHYSKKLTKPVIVVCPATVMKQWVNEFHRWWPALRVSILHTSGSGMLDTRREDRLEQEMELRKYGDYDTTLTGAGKAAKKVLEKVKRDGHVLVTTYSGLQTYAEFLIPTEWECAILDEGHKIRNPNTAITIHCKELRTPNRIILSGTPMQNNLTELWSLFDFVFPMRLGTLVNFRNQFEFPIKRGGYANASNLEFETAVQCAETLKDAVSPYLLQRFKVDVATDLPQKKEQVLFCKLTRQQRQAYEAFLASEDMKSIANGKRQMLFGVDFLRKICNHPDLTEHKTLSKKPGYDYGNPNRSGKMQVVKELLSLWKKGGHKTLLFAQHRIMLDILQKFISQLPDINWRRMDGDTPIKDRQNLVDEFNNNPDLHVFLLTTKVGGLGVNLTGANRVIIYDPDWNPSTDIQARERSWRLGQKREVEIYRLMSAGTIEEKIYHRQIFKQFLTNKVLKDPKQRQTFQMSDLHDLFTLGVENVEGETETGSLFRGSEVKFEEDGKTATADATAAEALAAVKGISRSEAFQAPVSDTEEGAPANEDGTTSADKPPTDSRLMSTIFAKTGVHSVLEHDAIMNSTAGGRKRKVQADPAYIQREAKRQAALAAEQLKKSMEEARNVPAGTPTWTGQFGQAGRPDTPRGSASTRGSRGGRGGSRLGAPSSTAILNNLAARQGRPNPTSLAATSTSRSSTSGVTTPQTFRGRRMLEMIRDFMLTHGGTVPSRMLVDHFDHYCRAQPGRNEEFKEMLKLIATLEKSGSAQRGKWVLKDEWKTQPTSTPTAAAPTTQRPTGAAGR, encoded by the coding sequence ATGTCGTCGCCGTCCGAACAGCTGGCGCTGGCCGCGCCGCCCACAATCACCGTCACCAACTCAGAGAGTTCGCGCCACGACGAGCCAAATGATACAGTAATGGATGATGGGACACAAATATCAGGAGAAGATATACCATCCGATGCGGACGAGCAGGCGCGCCTCAAGTTGCTCACTACGGGCACTCGGGCGCAAGATGACTTGGAACGGGATATTGGACGACAGGCGGACCAGATGCTCACAGAGCAAGCTGATGTGAGGGACAAGAAGCGCATAGAGAAGCTCGAGGGCGAAGCAAAGCGGGCTGAGGCAGCCATACAGAAGCTTAAGAATCGATTAGCACTCCCAGCTTTAGATACTCAGAAGGCAAAATTGCGCGGCGAGATTGCAGCATATCGACAAAAGATCGACGATCTAGATATGGAGATGGACAGTATACAGCAGCGTATCAACGATCGTCACAAAGCGCCTGGCGTCGATGATGCACCGGAAGATGGCGCAAATGGACCGCTACCAAATGAAACCCAGCGCGAGTGGCTCATCCGCACAGGCAAGATCACGCCCTTCTCCAAGGTGGCGCAAAGCCACCCAGGCTCAGGAACCTTGGGCGAGGTCATGCTAGATGCTGAAGTTGAAGACATGGTTGTAGATGCGGACAAGGGACCAGTGTCACATCGCAATTTGATGAAGCCTGGGTTCGAGAACGTTGAGTCCAGCGAAGAAGAAACGAGTCCAACATCTAAACCACGACCGAGGAAGCGGCGGAGGGCGACTCCTGCTAGTGATAACCTAGACTCCAGCGAGCCGAGCACCGGGCCTGGCTTTACCGATCCCGACTCCGACGATGCCTTCGAGCCGGGCATGACAGATCGCCAACTTGCGACACTGGATGAGTCTGACGCAGTATCAGAAGATATCGACGAAGACGATTCGTATGCGGAGGAGACTACTGGTCGTAAACGTAAACCCAAAGGAAAGAAGACAAAGAAGGCCAAAGCTAAGCCTGTGGAGGAGGCTGTAGTTGAGGATCTGGCCGGCGTTGACGATGGCAACGAGCGAGTGTACCGGAAACGCATAGAGACCTGGACGAAGAATCGCGCAGCGGCAAGAAAAAAGGCCAAGGCGAATAGGGGTGAGGTGGCTGCAGAtgaagaaggagaggaagagtGTTACCAACCTCATCCCACCGAGGCTGACACAGAGTTCGATGGCGGGTTTCGTATTCCTGGAGACATCTACCCAGCACTGTTTGATTACCAGAAGACTGGTGTACAATGGCTTTGGGAACTGTACTCCCAAAACGTAGGCGGTATCATCGGCGATGAGATGGGTTTGGGTAAAACCATACAGGCCATCGGCTTGGTTGCGGGCCTTCATTACTCCAAGAAGCTCACGAAGCCCGTTATTGTTGTCTGCCCAGCGACGGTCATGAAGCAATGGGTAAACGAGTTCCACCGCTGGTGGCCTGCTCTCCGAGTTTCTATCCTGCATACGTCTGGCAGTGGTATGCTGGACACTCGACGAGAAGATCGTCTAGAGCAGGAAATGGAGCTTCGGAAGTACGGTGACTACGATACGACCCTGACTGGCGCCGGCAAGGCTGCAAAGAAGGTCCTCGAAAAGGTCAAGCGTGATGGTCACGTACTTGTCACGACTTACTCTGGGCTTCAAACATATGCTGAGTTTCTGATTCCTACTGAGTGGGAATGCGCCATCCTAGACGAAGGACATAAGATCAGGAATCCCAACACTGCTATCACGATTCACTGCAAGGAATTGCGAACACCAAACCGCATCATTCTATCTGGTACGCCAATGCAAAATAACTTGACGGAGCTATGGTCACTCTTCGATTTCGTCTTCCCTATGCGTCTCGGTACCCTCGTCAACTTCCGGAATCAATTTGAGTTTCCTATCAAGCGGGGTGGCTATGCAAACGCTTCCAATCTGGAGTTTGAGACTGCCGTGCAATGCGCTGAAACCCTGAAAGATGCTGTCAGCCCATACCTACTCCAGCGATTCAAGGTCGATGTAGCGACTGATCTGCCTCAGAAGAAAGAGCAGGTTCTTTTTTGCAAGTTGACACGTCAACAGCGCCAAGCATACGAAGCCTTTTTGGCATCGGAAGACATGAAGTCGATCGCGAATGGCAAGCGCCAGATGCTCTTTGGCGTCGACTTTCTGCGCAAGATTTGCAATCATCCAGATCTTACTGAGCACAAGACGCTCTCCAAGAAGCCTGGCTATGATTATGGTAATCCCAATAGGTCCGGAAAGATGCAAGTGGTCAAGGAGTTGCTTTCGCTGTGGAAGAAGGGCGGTCACAAAACACTGCTCTTCGCGCAGCATCGCATCATGCTTGATATCTTGCAGAAGTTTATCAGTCAATTACCTGATATAAATTGGCGTCGCATGGATGGCGATACACCCATCAAGGATCGACAGAACCTTGTCGACGAGTTCAACAACAACCCAGACCTGCACGTCTTCTTACTTACTACAAAGGTTGGAGGTCTTGGTGTGAACCTAACAGGTGCTAATCGTGTCATCATCTATGACCCCGACTGGAACCCTTCGACAGATATACAGGCGCGGGAGCGTTCATGGCGTTTGGGACAGAAGCGAGAGGTTGAAATATACCGGCTCATGTCCGCCGGCACGATTGAAGAGAAGATTTACCATCGTCAAATCTTCAAGCAGTTCTTGACAAACAAGGTTTTGAAAGACCCGAAACAGCGACAGACATTCCAGATGAGCGATCTCCACGACCTATTCACGTTGGGTGTGGAGAATGTAGAGGGCGAGACAGAGACGGGTAGCTTGTTCCGTGGGTCAGAAGTCAAATTCGAAGAAGACGGAAAGACGGCCACAGCAGATGCCACAGCAGCTGAAGCCCTCGCAGCCGTAAAAGGCATATCGAGATCCGAAGCTTTCCAGGCTCCCGTCTCCGACACCGAAGAAGGTGCTCCCGCCAATGAAGATGGAACCACGTCTGCTGACAAACCTCCCACGGACTCTCGCCTCATGTCCACCATCTTCGCAAAGACAGGTGTTCATTCTGTCCTTGAACATGACGCAATCATGAACTCGACAGCTGGTGGCCGCAAGCGCAAAGTCCAGGCCGATCCAGCATACATTCAACGCGAGGCGAAACGGCAAGCCGCCCTTGCAGCCGAGCAGCTGAAAAAGAGCATGGAAGAAGCACGCAACGTACCAGCCGGGACACCGACATGGACCGGACAATTTGGCCAAGCCGGCCGTCCCGACACACCACGCGGATCGGCATCCACACGTGGTTCTCGCGGTGGCCGGGGAGGCAGCAGACTGGGCGCGCCTTCCTCAACAGCCATCCTCAACAACCTCGCTGCCCGCCAAGGTCGTCCAAATCCAACATCACTAGCAGCAACCTCTACTTCTCGTAGCTCCACATCTGGGGTGACGACACCGCAGACGTTCCGCGGCCGCCGCATGCTCGAGATGATTCGCGATTTCATGCTTACACACGGTGGTACGGTTCCCAGTCGCATGCTTGTCGATCACTTTGACCACTACTGTCGCGCACAGCCGGGCAGGAACGAAGAGTTCAAGGAGATGCTCAAGCTGATTGCTACACTCGAGAAGAGCGGCAGTGCGCAGAGGGGAAAATGGGTCCTCAAAGATGAATGGAAGACTCAGCCCACATCCACACCTACTGCTGCTGCGCCTACTACTCAGAGACCTACTGGTGCTGCCGGACGTTAG
- a CDS encoding DUF2235 domain containing protein has product MSRARSRSRAPSIRAPLSPAPIVVDVPRGGAKSPLIVDVDVPRPRSRSRSVGRNGPLVDAPGLSGGRGMFKRLIVACDGTWLNSDDGTKNGTLSIPSNITRISRAIKAVSQDGIQQIVNYHQGLGTEGGKISRLVGGATGKGLAEDVREAYSFLANNYHPGDEIFLLGFSRGAFTARSIGGLIGEIGLLTKKGLNTLPEVYEDVQNRRNPDYRPKHEDIPFPRKPSADDPRYAEELERRGLTRLDIPIKCIAVWDTVGSLGIPRIGILQRAGLQMKQSRATSFYDTKLSNCIENAFQALALDENRSSFSPAVWEKPEGNRTTLRQVWFPGAHANVGGGYDDMQIANISLAWMMSQLEPFLDMRGEYLFEQDDLNEKYYKKEEGAIRPWSFGKIYSELKGAFALGGSTQRKPGQYTSVDPFTGRATDRPLRQTNEYIHPSVRTRFRLEGPGIQDRGLYEARALTDSYKLVVDYGTNNQRAGDAEVYWKIKWRDTHAVKVLPEAPLWRLERELARRDPATYDYVKRPPATSSTKTKRRNGRPMSADMSTSKVTSPTARKTRRDTFSPRSTFPIDDRAPPPKRSNTKVERARSRSRARSVEFASDRETDIRESMPHRREKDKAWWEGRR; this is encoded by the exons ATGTCTCGAGCACGAAGCAGAAGTCGCGCGCCCAGTATCCGGGCGCCTTTGAGTCCGGCACCCATCGTTGTCGATGTTCCGCGAGGCGGCGCTAAGTCCCCGCTTATCGTCGATGTCGACGTACCACGGCCAAGATCGAGAAGCAGGAGCGTTGGCAGAAATGGACCCTTGGTCGATGCGCCTGGGCTCAGTGGAGGAAGAGGGATGTTTAAGAGGCTGATTGTCGCGTGTGACGGGACCTGGCTAAACTCGGACGACGGAACAAAGAACGGCACTCTGTCCATCCCAAGCAACATCACGCGCATTTCAAGAGCTATTAAAGCAGTTAGTCAAGATGGCATCCAGCAGATTGTGAACTACCACCAAGGCCTCGGAACCGAAGGAGGCAAGATTTCTCGCTTGGTTGGTGGTGCTACGGGCAAGGGCCTTGCCGAAGATGTTCGCGAAGCTTACTCGTTCCTTGCAAACAACTACCACCCAGGAGATGAAATCTTCCTGCTTGGATTTTCGAGAGGCGCATTCACAGCCCGCAGTATCGGTGGTTTGATTGGCGAGATTGGACTTCTTACAAAGAAAGGCTTGAACACCTTGCCAGAAGTTTACGAAGACGTCCAGAACCGACGAAACCCAGACTACCGGCCGAAGCACGAAGATATACCGTTCCCACGGAAGCCAAGCGCAGATGACCCAAGATACGCCGAAGAATTAGAACGTAGAGGATTGACTAGACTGGATATTCCGATCAAATGCATAGCTGTGTGGGATACAGTCGGTAGTCTCGGAATACCGCGAATCGGCATACTTCAGCGTGCAGGTCTACAGATGAAGCAATCAAGAGCGACATCTTTTTACGACACCAAGCTCTCCAACTGCATCGAAAACGCGTTCCAGGCGCTTGCCCTGGATGAGAACCGATCTTCGTTTTCGCCTGCCGTATGGGAAAAGCCCGAGGGTAACCGTACCACGCTTCGCCAGGTCTGGTTCCCAGGTGCGCATGCGAACGTCGGTGGTGGATATGACGATATGCAAATTGCGAATATCAGTCTCGCGTGGATGATGAGCCAACTGGAGCCGTTTCTGGATATGCGTGGCGAGTATCTTTTCGAGCAGGACGATCTGAATGAGAAATACTACAAAAAGGAGGAGGGTGCAATCCGACCGTGGAGTTTTGGCAAGATCTACAGCGAGCTGAAGGGCGCGTTTGCTTTGGGCGGAAGTACT CAACGCAAACCTGGTCAATACACGTCAGTCGACCCCTTCACAGGCCGCGCAACAGATCGGCCTCTGCGCCAGACAAATGAGTACATTCATCCCTCAGTACGCACGCGTTTCCGTCTCGAAGGCCCCGGTATTCAAGACCGTGGTCTATACGAGGCGCGCGCTTTGACAGACAGTTACAAACTCGTCGTCGATTATGGAACCAACAATCAACGTGCCGGTGACGCGGAAGTCTACTGGAAGATCAAGTGGAGAGACACTCatgccgtcaaagttctcCCCGAGGCGCCTTTGTGGAGATTAGAGAGAGAGCTTGCGCGTCGCGACCCAGCAACATATGATTATGTCAAACGGCCGCCTGCGACGAGTTCCACAAAGACGAAGCGACGCAACGGACGGCCCATGTCTGCTGATATGTCAACGAGCAAGGTCACCAGCCCCACAGCAAGAAAGACGCGCAGGGACACGTTTTCGCCTCGATCAACGTTTCCCATTGACGATAGAGCACCACCGCCCAAGAGGAGCAATACCAAAGTAGAGAGGGCAAGGAGTCGTAGCAGGGCGCGGAGTGTGGAATTTGCTAGCGACCGGGAAACGGATATCAGAGAAAGCATGCCACACAGGCGCGAGAAAGACAAGGCGTGGTGGGAAGGACGAAGGTAA